CTGCCGCCCGACTTCATGCGCAAGCTGACACCAGACCTGCTTGAAATGCGGGGCGATTTCCATATCAGCCTGCCAGAAAAAGTATTGTCACTTCAGGATCGTGTGCTGAATGGGCTATATAACCGCAAGGTGGCAGAAAACATGCTCGATTACGAGCATCTGGCCGACAGAGGCAGCCATCCGCTCAAACTGTCCGAAGTATATGACACCCTGCAAGCTGCAATCTGGCAGGAAGTTCGCCAGAACAAGCCTAGCAGCACGATGCGCCGAAATCTGCAGCGAGAGCACCTGAAGCTGCTGATTGCCAATTTAACGCTGCCAATTGGTCTTCCCGCCGATGCACGCTCGCTGCTGCGTGACAATGCACGCACGTTGTCGCAATGGCTGGCTTCCGCTAGTCAGGCCGGTGGACTGGACAAGGAAAGCCGTGCGCATTATTTAGATGCCCGCGCATCGATCGATGAAGCACTGAAGGCCAGCTATAGCAGAGTAGGCGTGTAGGTGATACGTGTACATGCACAAAAGTAAAAGGGGCCGGCGGCCCCTTTTTATTGAACGATCTCGTCGCGTATGATCAGATAGCAGCCAGCATTTGCTTCAGCTCGCCATTCTGATACATCTCGCCCATGATGTCCGAACCGCCCACAAACTCGCCCTTCACGTAGAGCTGAGGAATGGTCGGCCAATTTGCGTAGTCTTTAATGCCCTGGCGCACTTCCGGATCGGTCAGCACGTTCACAGCAAAAAATTCGACATCGCAGGCTTTGAGAATACTCACAGCCTTGGCGGAAAAACCGCACTGCGGAAAGGTTGGAGTGCCCTTCATGTAGAGCACCACCGAGTTTTCGCTGACGGTTTGATGGATGCGGGCCTGAACGTCCATGACACACTCCTGACGCTTGCGTAAATAGTTGATCAAAAAACTCAACAATTCTACGCGCCATTCAAGGTGTCAGCAAGCCATTCCGCCCCGCCTCCGCTAGCCCGCGTTCGCGGCCGTTGCCGCCTCGCCACCCCGCCTGAATT
The nucleotide sequence above comes from Burkholderiaceae bacterium DAT-1. Encoded proteins:
- the grxD gene encoding Grx4 family monothiol glutaredoxin, with product MDVQARIHQTVSENSVVLYMKGTPTFPQCGFSAKAVSILKACDVEFFAVNVLTDPEVRQGIKDYANWPTIPQLYVKGEFVGGSDIMGEMYQNGELKQMLAAI